In Streptomyces sp. NBC_00483, a single window of DNA contains:
- a CDS encoding 3-hydroxyacyl-CoA dehydrogenase, with protein MQIDAQSSALITGGASGLGRATAERLLATGAKVVIFDLPTSDGENVAKEIGATFVAGDVTSEADATAAVEAAVALAPLRVTVNCAGIGSAGRTVGKEGPYVLDTFRKVVEINLIGTFNVIRLAAQAMTGNEPVEGERGVIVNTASVAAFDGQIGQCAYSASKGGIVGMTLPIARDLARMNIRVMTIAPGLFETPLLGRLPQEAKDSLGAQVPHPARLGQPAEYAHMVESIVTNPMLNGETIRLDGAIRMAPK; from the coding sequence ATGCAGATCGACGCCCAGTCCTCCGCCCTGATCACCGGTGGCGCCTCCGGCCTCGGGCGCGCCACCGCCGAGCGGCTCCTCGCCACGGGTGCCAAGGTCGTCATCTTCGACCTGCCCACCTCCGACGGGGAGAACGTCGCCAAGGAGATCGGCGCCACCTTCGTCGCCGGCGACGTCACCAGCGAGGCCGACGCCACCGCCGCGGTCGAGGCAGCCGTCGCGCTCGCCCCCCTGCGCGTCACCGTCAACTGCGCGGGCATCGGCTCCGCCGGGCGCACGGTCGGCAAGGAGGGCCCGTACGTCCTCGACACCTTCCGCAAGGTCGTCGAGATCAACCTGATCGGCACCTTCAACGTCATCCGCCTCGCCGCCCAGGCCATGACCGGCAACGAACCGGTCGAGGGCGAGCGCGGCGTCATCGTCAACACCGCCTCCGTGGCCGCGTTCGACGGGCAGATCGGCCAGTGCGCGTACTCGGCGTCCAAGGGCGGCATCGTCGGCATGACGCTGCCCATCGCCCGCGACCTCGCCCGCATGAACATCCGCGTGATGACCATCGCGCCCGGCCTGTTCGAGACGCCGCTGCTCGGCCGGCTGCCGCAGGAGGCCAAGGACTCGCTCGGCGCGCAGGTGCCGCACCCGGCCCGCCTCGGGCAGCCGGCCGAGTACGCGCACATGGTCGAGTCGATCGTCACCAACCCGATGCTCAACGGCGAGACCATCCGCCTCGACGGCGCCATCCGCATGGCACCCAAGTAG
- a CDS encoding acyl-CoA dehydrogenase family protein gives MRRTLFNEDHEAFRRMLRDFIAKEVTPVHQEWEEQGHPPRDFYRRLGELGVLGIQVPEEFGGAGEASLKFAAVAVEETTRAGVTFGNYSVHSNLILPYLLTYATQEQKERWLPGFASGDLMTAIAMTEPGTGSDLANIQTRAELSADGTHYVLNGAKTFITGGALADLVLVVARTAPYDPEDRRGGLSILVVESASEGFSVGRKLQKIGLKASDTAELAFVDVKVPAENLLGEAGKGFSYLSHNLAQERLMIALGGSGTAAAALRFATDYVKERTVFGKPVAHFQNTKFVLAECATEVEAAQLMADRALELHDEGELSVADAAKAKLFCTEVAGRVIDKCLQLHGGYGYVTEYPIARLYADTRVSRIYGGTNEVMKTIIAKSLGL, from the coding sequence GTGCGCCGTACGCTGTTCAACGAGGACCATGAGGCGTTCCGCCGGATGCTGCGGGACTTCATCGCCAAGGAAGTCACCCCCGTCCACCAGGAGTGGGAGGAACAGGGGCACCCGCCGCGCGACTTCTACCGCAGGCTCGGCGAGCTGGGCGTGCTCGGCATCCAGGTGCCCGAGGAGTTCGGCGGCGCGGGCGAGGCCAGCCTCAAGTTCGCGGCCGTCGCCGTCGAGGAGACGACACGCGCCGGTGTCACCTTCGGCAACTACTCGGTGCACTCGAATCTGATCCTGCCGTACCTGCTGACGTACGCCACGCAGGAGCAGAAGGAGCGCTGGCTGCCCGGCTTCGCCTCAGGTGACCTCATGACGGCGATCGCCATGACCGAGCCCGGCACCGGATCCGACCTCGCCAACATCCAGACCAGGGCCGAACTCTCCGCCGACGGCACGCACTACGTCCTCAACGGCGCCAAGACGTTCATCACCGGCGGCGCCCTCGCCGACCTGGTCCTCGTCGTCGCGCGCACCGCGCCCTACGATCCCGAGGACCGCCGTGGCGGCCTGTCGATCCTCGTCGTGGAGTCCGCGAGCGAGGGCTTCTCCGTCGGCCGCAAGCTCCAGAAGATCGGGCTCAAGGCCTCCGATACCGCCGAACTCGCCTTCGTGGACGTCAAGGTGCCGGCCGAGAACCTGCTGGGCGAGGCGGGCAAGGGATTCTCCTACCTGTCCCACAATCTCGCCCAGGAACGCCTGATGATCGCCCTGGGCGGTTCGGGGACGGCCGCTGCGGCGCTGCGCTTCGCCACCGACTACGTGAAGGAGCGCACGGTCTTCGGCAAGCCGGTCGCCCACTTCCAGAACACCAAGTTCGTGCTCGCCGAGTGCGCCACCGAGGTCGAGGCCGCGCAGCTGATGGCCGACCGCGCCCTCGAACTGCACGACGAGGGCGAGCTGTCCGTCGCCGACGCCGCGAAGGCGAAGCTGTTCTGCACCGAGGTCGCGGGCCGTGTCATCGACAAGTGCCTTCAGCTGCACGGCGGTTACGGCTACGTCACCGAGTACCCGATCGCCCGCCTGTACGCCGACACCCGCGTCTCGCGCATCTACGGCGGCACCAACGAGGTGATGAAGACCATCATCGCCAAGTCGCTCGGCCTCTGA
- a CDS encoding acyl-CoA thioesterase produces the protein MSSGMVDEATARDASEGTDIAAPAALGELGKGRHVQVEAVGDGAYEGYCHSGRAAARSYGGAVLAQALDAARRSVDEDRVVHSLHAYFLRALSPERPVRFTPEVVRDGRSYSMRQVTGVQDGKESLAMSVSFKQPQPGGSWRQPGMPDVPGPEGLPEGWTHRPHDHPLYTSTAYREVPLERDPDAGRIDRYVWLRTVGAMPDDPGLHACVLAYICDAPLAPTALVAYGEPRPRGIALASLDHAMWFHRPVRVDEWLLFACHSVVAGDGRTLAQGQFWTREGELVASVTQEALLHVPRGVS, from the coding sequence GTGAGCAGCGGCATGGTCGACGAGGCGACGGCCCGGGACGCGTCCGAGGGTACGGACATCGCGGCCCCGGCCGCCCTCGGCGAGCTCGGGAAGGGCAGACACGTCCAGGTCGAGGCGGTCGGCGACGGCGCCTACGAGGGGTACTGCCACTCCGGCCGCGCGGCCGCCCGCAGTTACGGCGGCGCCGTCCTCGCCCAGGCCCTGGACGCCGCCCGGCGCAGCGTGGACGAGGACCGGGTCGTGCACTCGCTGCACGCCTACTTCCTGCGCGCCCTGTCGCCCGAGCGGCCGGTGCGGTTCACGCCCGAGGTGGTGCGCGACGGGCGCAGCTACTCGATGCGGCAGGTGACTGGCGTCCAGGACGGCAAGGAGTCCCTTGCCATGAGTGTGTCGTTCAAGCAGCCGCAGCCGGGCGGCAGTTGGCGCCAGCCCGGCATGCCCGACGTGCCGGGACCCGAAGGGCTGCCCGAAGGCTGGACGCACCGCCCGCACGACCATCCGCTGTACACCTCGACCGCGTACCGCGAAGTGCCGCTGGAGCGGGACCCCGACGCCGGACGCATCGACCGCTACGTCTGGTTGCGCACGGTCGGCGCCATGCCCGACGACCCGGGCCTGCACGCCTGTGTCCTCGCCTACATCTGCGACGCTCCGCTCGCCCCCACCGCCCTGGTGGCTTACGGCGAGCCACGACCCCGCGGCATCGCGCTGGCCTCGCTCGACCACGCCATGTGGTTCCACCGCCCGGTGCGCGTCGACGAGTGGCTGCTGTTCGCGTGCCACAGCGTCGTCGCCGGTGACGGCAGGACCCTGGCGCAGGGCCAATTCTGGACCAGGGAAGGGGAGTTGGTCGCCTCGGTCACCCAGGAGGCGCTCCTCCATGTGCCGCGCGGAGTCTCGTGA
- a CDS encoding class I adenylate-forming enzyme family protein: protein MPQSLSYPDAAVGDLLAGTAHRHPDRTALRDGELTFTYSEMYDTALRLAAGLRARGVGHGDAVALHQPNSAWFTVSYYAVLLAGAVVVPLNPALPPAALREQLDEARAVAAFTHPVTAPALTKAAAPGLRLTVLVPATATAPAADGGAEPGDVPLEELLAAEPGERVAVGGDDLAHLAFTGGTTGRSKAVRVLHRNVLANALQMACWRGAAVPGTDGAGRVALASVPAARTAHTLNLGEATAVALAPLFHAMGLVGQSVSVAVASTVVMAGRFEPRRFARLIEEHGVTTVPGSPALFHALLALPGVEKLDLSSVRSVNSGAAPVDTDTMHRLATLFPNATIVEGYGLTEATMALAAHPLVDDNPVPEGSVGAPVFDTEVEIRELGCGPALPVGGTGEVWARGPQITDGYQGHPDLTAEQFQDGWLRTGDLGRVDEDGWLYLVGRAKDMLIYKGYNVYPTPLEDLLHRHPAVAGASVIGAPRSGVGEIPVAYVVLRSGHRAGPELAGKLMAFVAEHVAPYQRLREIHFLDALPVSAAGKILKTDLRQRYAAADGAGVTQA, encoded by the coding sequence ATGCCCCAGAGCCTCAGCTACCCCGACGCCGCCGTCGGCGACCTGCTCGCCGGAACCGCCCACCGCCACCCCGACCGCACCGCCCTGCGCGACGGCGAACTCACCTTCACCTACAGCGAGATGTACGACACCGCGCTACGGCTGGCCGCCGGGCTGCGCGCACGGGGTGTCGGGCACGGCGACGCCGTCGCGCTGCACCAGCCCAACTCGGCCTGGTTCACCGTCTCGTACTATGCCGTCCTGCTGGCCGGTGCGGTCGTCGTCCCCCTCAACCCGGCCCTGCCGCCCGCGGCATTGCGCGAGCAGCTCGACGAGGCGCGGGCCGTCGCCGCGTTCACCCACCCGGTGACCGCGCCCGCGCTCACGAAGGCCGCCGCGCCGGGCCTCCGCCTGACCGTCCTCGTCCCGGCGACGGCCACCGCGCCCGCCGCCGACGGGGGCGCCGAGCCCGGCGACGTACCACTTGAAGAGCTGCTGGCGGCCGAGCCGGGGGAGCGGGTGGCCGTCGGCGGGGACGATCTGGCACACCTGGCCTTCACCGGAGGCACGACAGGGCGCTCCAAGGCGGTCCGCGTGCTGCACCGCAACGTCCTGGCGAACGCCCTGCAGATGGCCTGCTGGCGCGGCGCCGCCGTGCCCGGCACCGACGGCGCGGGCCGGGTGGCGCTCGCATCCGTGCCCGCGGCCCGGACCGCACACACGCTGAACCTGGGCGAGGCCACCGCCGTGGCGCTCGCCCCGCTCTTCCACGCCATGGGACTCGTCGGCCAGTCCGTCAGCGTGGCGGTGGCCAGCACGGTCGTGATGGCGGGCCGCTTCGAACCCCGCCGGTTCGCGCGGCTCATCGAGGAGCACGGTGTCACCACCGTGCCCGGCTCGCCCGCCCTCTTCCACGCGCTGCTCGCCCTGCCCGGCGTCGAGAAGCTCGACCTCTCCTCGGTGCGCAGCGTCAACTCCGGCGCCGCGCCCGTCGACACGGACACCATGCACCGCCTCGCCACGCTCTTCCCGAACGCCACGATCGTCGAGGGATACGGGCTCACCGAGGCCACCATGGCGCTCGCCGCGCACCCGCTGGTGGACGACAACCCGGTGCCCGAGGGCAGCGTCGGCGCCCCGGTCTTCGACACCGAGGTCGAGATCAGGGAACTCGGCTGCGGCCCCGCCCTGCCCGTCGGCGGGACCGGCGAGGTGTGGGCGCGCGGCCCGCAGATCACCGACGGCTACCAGGGTCACCCCGACCTGACGGCCGAGCAGTTCCAGGACGGCTGGCTGCGCACCGGCGACCTGGGGCGCGTCGACGAGGACGGCTGGCTGTACCTGGTCGGGCGGGCCAAGGACATGCTGATCTACAAGGGGTACAACGTCTATCCGACGCCGCTGGAGGACCTGCTCCACCGGCACCCCGCCGTCGCGGGCGCCAGCGTCATCGGCGCGCCGCGGTCCGGGGTCGGCGAGATCCCCGTCGCGTACGTCGTGCTGCGCTCCGGGCATCGGGCGGGCCCCGAACTGGCCGGGAAACTCATGGCGTTCGTGGCCGAGCACGTCGCCCCGTACCAGCGGCTGCGGGAGATCCACTTCCTGGACGCCCTTCCGGTCTCGGCCGCCGGGAAGATCCTCAAGACGGACCTGCGGCAGCGGTACGCGGCCGCCGACGGAGCGGGAGTGACACAAGCGTGA
- a CDS encoding CaiB/BaiF CoA transferase family protein — MSAGPLAGIRIVELGGIGPAPFCGMLLADLGAEVIRVDRPAEAGKDSPHPVILRGRSSVAVNLKDAEGAALVRQLIGRSDAVIEGFRPGVAERLGLGPDVLLAANPKLVYGRMTGWGQDGPLAQEPGHDINYIAVAGALHTMGPADGDPVPPLNLVGDFGGGGMLLALGLVSALLHARTSGVGQVVDAAMTDGTALLLAMTYGFLAKGGWQDRRGVNMLDGGAPFYAVYRCADDRHVAVGAIEPQFYAALLRVLDLVDDERFARQHDRANWALMKDELAHLFATRTRDEWARAFDGQGACVSPVLSLNEAPEHPHNSARSTYRRGPHGGPEPSPAPRFTTTPPGEPAPAPCVGADTTEVLTTLAGLDPDDIDTLREKGIVG; from the coding sequence GTGAGCGCCGGACCGCTCGCCGGGATACGGATCGTGGAGCTGGGCGGCATCGGGCCCGCCCCGTTCTGCGGAATGCTGCTCGCCGACCTCGGCGCCGAGGTCATCAGGGTCGACCGCCCCGCAGAGGCCGGGAAGGACAGCCCCCACCCCGTCATCCTGCGGGGCCGCAGCTCCGTCGCCGTCAACCTCAAGGACGCCGAAGGTGCCGCCCTCGTAAGGCAGTTGATCGGGCGCTCCGACGCCGTCATCGAGGGGTTCCGGCCCGGCGTCGCCGAACGCCTCGGCCTCGGCCCCGACGTCCTGCTCGCCGCGAACCCGAAGCTCGTGTACGGGCGGATGACCGGCTGGGGGCAGGACGGTCCGCTCGCCCAGGAGCCCGGGCACGACATCAACTACATAGCCGTAGCAGGGGCGTTGCACACCATGGGGCCCGCCGACGGGGACCCCGTGCCGCCGCTCAACCTCGTGGGCGACTTCGGCGGGGGCGGCATGCTGCTCGCGCTCGGCCTCGTAAGCGCGCTGCTGCACGCCCGCACCAGCGGCGTGGGACAGGTCGTCGACGCCGCCATGACCGACGGCACCGCGCTGCTGCTCGCCATGACGTACGGGTTCCTGGCCAAGGGCGGCTGGCAGGACCGGCGCGGCGTCAACATGCTCGACGGCGGCGCCCCCTTCTACGCCGTGTACCGCTGCGCCGACGACCGGCACGTCGCCGTCGGCGCCATCGAGCCGCAGTTCTACGCGGCGCTGCTGCGCGTCCTGGACCTCGTAGACGACGAGCGGTTCGCGCGCCAGCACGACCGTGCCAACTGGGCTTTGATGAAGGACGAGTTGGCGCACCTCTTCGCCACACGCACCCGCGACGAATGGGCCCGCGCCTTCGACGGGCAGGGCGCCTGCGTGTCCCCGGTCCTGTCGCTGAACGAGGCGCCCGAGCACCCCCACAACAGCGCCCGCTCGACCTACCGGCGCGGCCCCCACGGCGGTCCCGAACCCTCGCCCGCGCCGCGCTTCACCACCACACCGCCCGGCGAGCCCGCCCCCGCCCCGTGCGTCGGCGCCGACACCACGGAGGTCCTCACCACGCTGGCCGGGCTCGACCCCGACGACATCGACACACTCCGCGAGAAGGGAATCGTCGGTTGA
- a CDS encoding crotonase/enoyl-CoA hydratase family protein: MTDAVLSEFRADGITVITLNRPEARNAVNRVVAEGVAAALDELDRRDDQVVGVITGAGGSFCSGMDLKAFLTGETPSIEGRGLAGITEAPPRKPIVAAVEGYALAGGCEIALACDMVVAASDAKFGIPEVKRGLVAAAGGLLRLPRRIPYSVALEIALTGDFLDAARAHTYGLVNRVTEPGAALDGALALARAIAANGPLAVRATKEIVANAPNWPADEEWQRMREIAGPVMESDDAREGARAFAEKRAPRWTGR, translated from the coding sequence ATGACCGACGCCGTGCTCAGCGAATTCCGTGCCGACGGGATCACCGTCATCACGCTCAACCGCCCCGAGGCCCGCAACGCGGTCAACCGTGTCGTCGCCGAAGGCGTGGCCGCCGCGCTCGACGAACTCGACCGCAGGGACGACCAGGTGGTCGGCGTGATCACCGGCGCGGGCGGCAGCTTCTGCTCCGGGATGGACCTCAAGGCGTTCCTCACGGGCGAGACCCCGAGCATCGAGGGACGCGGCCTCGCCGGCATCACCGAGGCGCCGCCGCGCAAGCCGATCGTCGCCGCCGTCGAGGGATACGCCCTGGCCGGCGGCTGCGAGATCGCGCTCGCCTGCGACATGGTCGTGGCGGCGAGCGACGCCAAGTTCGGGATACCCGAGGTCAAGCGGGGGCTCGTCGCCGCGGCGGGCGGGCTGTTGCGGCTGCCGCGGCGCATCCCGTACTCCGTCGCCCTGGAGATCGCCCTGACCGGCGACTTCCTGGACGCCGCCCGCGCCCACACCTACGGCCTCGTCAACCGGGTCACCGAACCCGGCGCCGCGCTCGACGGCGCGCTCGCACTCGCCCGCGCCATCGCAGCCAACGGACCGCTCGCCGTCCGCGCCACCAAGGAGATCGTCGCGAACGCGCCCAACTGGCCCGCCGACGAGGAGTGGCAGCGCATGCGGGAGATCGCGGGACCGGTGATGGAATCCGACGACGCGCGTGAAGGGGCCCGCGCCTTCGCCGAGAAGCGCGCCCCGCGCTGGACCGGCCGGTGA
- a CDS encoding universal stress protein — protein MAGHVLVGADGSDSSLEAVAVAAHEARRRGLGVRVLNAFTWPMLKFRHGSSSEETAEPALRRRAEEIVAAAVERVRTEEPGLAPVEGEVVTGEALTVLAARSRDADLIVVGSRGLGAFSGLLIGSVAVHLAAHADCPVLVVRGRARPEGPVAVAVDGSDAAKTAVEEAFDEAAHRGAELLAVHVWNTWSGTGPAGPGAPAPLWYDTDKLREDSEQTLSGALAAGRIRHPDVEVEARSVHGRVRPSLIETSQEASLLVVGARGRGGFQGLLLGSVSQALLHHADCPVLVTRR, from the coding sequence ATGGCGGGCCACGTGCTGGTCGGGGCCGATGGATCGGATTCGAGCCTGGAGGCGGTCGCGGTCGCCGCTCACGAGGCGCGGCGGCGCGGGCTCGGTGTGCGCGTCCTGAACGCGTTCACCTGGCCGATGCTGAAGTTTCGGCACGGCTCGTCGTCCGAGGAGACGGCGGAGCCGGCCCTGCGCCGTCGGGCCGAGGAGATCGTGGCGGCGGCGGTCGAGCGGGTCCGCACCGAGGAGCCCGGCCTCGCCCCGGTCGAGGGCGAAGTCGTCACGGGCGAAGCGCTCACCGTCCTGGCCGCCCGCTCGCGCGACGCCGACCTGATCGTCGTCGGCAGCCGCGGCCTGGGCGCCTTCTCCGGCCTGCTGATCGGCTCGGTCGCCGTGCACCTCGCCGCGCACGCGGACTGCCCGGTCCTCGTCGTACGCGGCCGAGCCCGGCCGGAGGGCCCCGTCGCGGTCGCCGTCGACGGCTCGGACGCTGCGAAGACGGCGGTCGAGGAGGCCTTCGACGAGGCCGCGCACCGCGGGGCGGAGCTGCTCGCCGTGCACGTGTGGAACACCTGGAGCGGCACGGGCCCCGCGGGCCCCGGCGCCCCCGCGCCGCTCTGGTACGACACGGACAAGCTGCGCGAGGACAGCGAGCAGACGCTGTCCGGGGCGCTGGCCGCCGGCCGGATCCGCCACCCCGATGTCGAGGTGGAGGCGCGCTCCGTGCACGGCCGGGTGCGCCCGAGCCTGATCGAGACCTCGCAGGAGGCGAGCCTCCTCGTGGTCGGCGCGCGCGGCCGGGGCGGCTTCCAGGGGCTGCTGCTCGGCTCGGTCAGCCAGGCGCTGCTGCACCACGCGGACTGCCCGGTCCTCGTCACGCGCCGCTGA
- a CDS encoding aldo/keto reductase: MTSSASSSASSPSTSSPSAVTANGTPRPGGAGRLFGRDVSRVGFGAMQMPRLDPDRAAAVALLRRAVELGVDHIDTAQFYGHGFSNEIIREALRPEDDVLVVSKVGATPDSEGPLPLRLAQRPEELRAGVEDNLKSLGVDQVPLVNLRRAETGPGLRAEGDQIVDIDDQLAVMTALRDEGKIGAIGLSNVGIDELRRGLPAGIACVQNAYSLVARGDEEMLRLCLDEGIAWVPYFPLGSAFPGMPKVTDEPAVTAAAEKLGASPAQVGLAWLLHHAPNVLLIPGTANADHLAANVEAGALALDAATLAELDAVPTRSGDIEIEDHE; the protein is encoded by the coding sequence ATGACCTCTTCCGCGTCTTCTTCTGCTTCCTCTCCCTCCACTTCCTCACCCTCCGCCGTCACCGCGAACGGCACCCCGCGCCCCGGCGGCGCCGGACGGCTCTTCGGCCGGGACGTCTCGCGCGTCGGATTCGGCGCGATGCAGATGCCCCGCCTGGACCCGGACCGCGCCGCGGCCGTCGCGCTGCTGCGCCGCGCCGTCGAGCTGGGCGTCGACCACATCGACACCGCCCAGTTCTACGGGCACGGCTTCTCCAACGAGATCATCCGCGAGGCGCTGCGGCCCGAGGACGACGTCCTCGTCGTCAGCAAGGTCGGCGCCACCCCCGACTCCGAAGGACCGCTGCCGCTGCGGCTCGCCCAACGGCCCGAGGAACTGCGGGCCGGCGTCGAGGACAACCTCAAGAGCCTCGGCGTCGACCAGGTCCCGCTGGTCAACCTGCGCCGCGCCGAGACAGGCCCCGGACTGCGGGCCGAGGGCGATCAGATCGTCGACATCGACGACCAGCTCGCCGTCATGACCGCCCTGCGCGACGAGGGCAAGATCGGCGCCATCGGGCTCAGCAATGTGGGCATCGACGAACTGCGCCGGGGCCTGCCCGCCGGGATCGCCTGCGTACAGAACGCCTACAGCCTCGTGGCCCGCGGCGACGAGGAGATGCTGCGGCTCTGCCTCGACGAGGGCATCGCCTGGGTGCCCTACTTCCCGCTGGGCAGCGCCTTCCCCGGCATGCCCAAGGTCACGGACGAGCCCGCCGTCACCGCGGCCGCCGAGAAGCTGGGCGCGTCCCCGGCCCAGGTCGGCCTCGCCTGGCTGCTGCACCACGCCCCGAACGTCCTGCTGATCCCGGGCACCGCGAACGCCGACCACCTCGCGGCGAACGTCGAAGCGGGCGCGCTCGCCCTCGACGCGGCGACGCTGGCCGAGCTGGACGCGGTGCCGACGCGATCGGGCGACATCGAGATCGAGGACCACGAGTGA
- a CDS encoding TetR/AcrR family transcriptional regulator, which translates to MPASTNDPNPAPSGGKADRPARADARRNRERLLAAARTAFTRDDTTVALEAIAREAGVGIGTLYRHFPTREALVEAVYSAELDAVTDAVEPLLGELPPQDALRAWMNRYADLVTTKRAMAGSLALAPASGRGVTANTRERLTAAVTSFLDAGSRVGTLRGDVPADDVITMLLGVFLSTTAGDRADRVGPLLDLVVDALRPCEETDTGAASA; encoded by the coding sequence TTGCCTGCGTCCACGAATGACCCGAACCCGGCGCCCAGCGGGGGCAAGGCCGACCGCCCCGCCCGCGCGGACGCGCGCCGCAACCGGGAGAGACTTCTCGCCGCCGCCCGTACTGCCTTCACCCGGGACGACACGACGGTGGCGCTGGAGGCGATCGCCCGGGAGGCGGGGGTCGGCATCGGCACCCTCTACCGGCACTTCCCCACCCGTGAGGCCCTCGTCGAGGCCGTCTACTCCGCCGAGCTGGACGCCGTGACCGACGCCGTCGAACCCCTGCTCGGCGAGCTGCCGCCGCAGGACGCGCTGCGGGCGTGGATGAACCGGTACGCGGACCTCGTCACGACGAAGCGCGCGATGGCCGGCAGCCTCGCTCTCGCCCCGGCCTCCGGGCGTGGCGTCACGGCGAACACCCGGGAGCGGCTGACCGCCGCGGTCACCTCGTTCCTGGACGCCGGCTCGCGCGTGGGCACGCTGCGCGGCGACGTGCCCGCCGACGACGTGATCACCATGCTGCTCGGTGTGTTCCTGTCCACGACGGCGGGCGACCGCGCGGACCGCGTGGGTCCGTTGCTCGACCTCGTGGTGGACGCGCTGCGCCCGTGCGAGGAGACGGACACCGGGGCCGCGTCCGCGTAG
- a CDS encoding LysR substrate-binding domain-containing protein — protein sequence MELRHLRYFAAVAETRHFGKAAQALHMAQPPLSQAIRRLETELGVELFTRTTRQVSLTGAGEVFRTDVERILKSVDEAVARVGRFATGVEGVLRVGLTGSASYRQLPSLARLVKQEMPHVRMEVHTEMLTPAQELGLIERRLDVGVLRPPIRQEGIAHRLIADEPLIAAVPEGHRLADAQGIRIEQLRHEDFIMYGATLGSVVNDAVVRSCLASGFYPHRAYEVTETSAALALVAAGLGVAVLPASIRSAPREGVVCRAIEDALTVPLALAWRSEDETPLIRQLLDVLERHDLFARETEETL from the coding sequence ATGGAATTGAGGCACCTGCGCTACTTCGCGGCCGTCGCCGAGACACGTCACTTCGGCAAGGCCGCGCAGGCGCTGCACATGGCTCAGCCGCCGCTCTCCCAGGCGATCCGTCGCCTGGAGACGGAACTGGGTGTGGAGCTGTTCACCCGCACCACCCGGCAGGTGTCCCTGACCGGCGCGGGCGAGGTGTTCCGCACCGATGTGGAGCGCATCCTCAAATCCGTCGACGAGGCGGTGGCCCGAGTGGGTCGGTTCGCCACCGGCGTCGAGGGTGTGCTCCGGGTCGGTCTGACCGGGTCCGCCTCGTACCGCCAACTGCCGTCCCTGGCACGGCTGGTGAAGCAGGAGATGCCGCACGTACGGATGGAGGTGCACACGGAGATGCTGACGCCCGCCCAGGAGCTCGGCCTCATCGAGCGGCGCCTCGACGTCGGCGTGCTGCGCCCGCCCATCCGCCAGGAGGGCATCGCGCACCGGCTGATCGCCGACGAGCCGCTCATCGCGGCCGTACCGGAAGGTCACCGGCTCGCCGACGCCCAGGGCATCCGCATCGAGCAGCTGCGCCACGAGGACTTCATCATGTACGGCGCGACGCTCGGCTCCGTCGTCAACGACGCCGTCGTCCGCTCCTGCCTGGCCTCGGGCTTCTATCCGCACCGCGCGTACGAGGTCACCGAGACCTCGGCCGCGCTCGCCCTGGTCGCCGCCGGTCTGGGGGTGGCGGTGCTGCCCGCCTCGATCCGCTCCGCGCCCCGCGAGGGCGTGGTGTGCCGGGCGATCGAGGACGCGCTGACCGTGCCGCTGGCGCTGGCCTGGCGCAGCGAGGACGAGACACCACTGATCCGGCAGCTCCTTGACGTCCTGGAGCGGCACGACCTGTTTGCGAGAGAGACCGAGGAAACCCTATGA